The DNA sequence AGAGGCTTTTGATAGGGGCATGTGACTTCTCCAAACTCCATCCATCCAGTAGTACAAGCAGCAATGTCTCGCCCTCCTGCTGCTCGCCTCTTGCTCTTCATCTTTTCCTTTTGGTTTGGTGCTTCTTTCATTCAGATCTGTTGTGCACAAAGCGTGGTGGTTGATCCAAAGTTGAAGTTTGAGAATCCAAGACTTCGGCAAGCCTACATTGCCCTCCAAGCATGGAAGATGGCCATTTTCTCAGACCCCTTCAACTTCACCTCCAACTGGGTTGGTCCCCAAGTCTGCTCCTACATGGGTGTGTATTGTGCCCCTTCTCTCTCCAATCCCTCCCTCAAAGTGGTTGCTGGCATCGACCTCAACCATGCGGATATCGCCGGTTATCTGCCTCTGAGCTGGGCCTCCTCTCCGACTTGGCTCTCTTCCATCTCAACTCCAACCGCTTCTGCGGCATTGTTCCCAGCTCTTTGAAGCGCATGAAGCTCCTCTACGAGCTGGACATCAGTAACAACCGCTTCGTGGGGAGCTTCCCCAATGTGGTGTTGTCCATGCCCTCCCTCAAGTTCCTGGATCTCCGATTCAATGAGTTCGAGGGTCCAGTTCCATCCCAGCTCTTCAATAAGGATCTGGATGCAGTTTTCCTCAATGACAACAGATTCCATTTCGGCATCCCTCAGAATCTGGGCAATTCACCCGTCTCTGTTCTGGTCTTGGCCAACAACAATCTTGGGGGTTGCATTCCAGGCAGCATTGGTAAGATGGGAAAAACCCTAAATGAGATCATCCTCATGAACGACAATCTCACTTCATGCTTACCTCCTCAAATCGGCCTTCTCAAAGAGGTTACCGTGTTTGATGTGAGCTTCAATCATCTCCAAGGCTCACTGCCACCCGCCATTGGCAAGATGAAGAGCTTGGAGCAGCTGGATGTTGCCCACAACAGTTTCACCGGTGCGATTCCGCCCACCATCTGTCAGCTGCCCAGATTGGAAAACTTCACCTATTCTTTCAACTACTTCACCGGAGAGGCTCCTGTTTGTGCTGCCATTACTGGTGATGGTCGCCAGAATTGTATCCCAGGAAAGACGGACCAGCGGTCCTCTAGTATGTGTTCCTCTCAAGCTGCACGTCCTGTGGATTGCAGCAAGTCCAAATGCGGCGGCGGCAGCACCAACGCTGGTGGTTCCCCTCCCAAGAAAACCCCTCCTGTGCCCAGCCCAACAACGCCAGTTGGTCCTTCCCCGCCACCACCACCTTCTTCAAAGTCTTCGCCTTCCACCAGATCACACCCACCACCACCCCAATCACAACACTCGTCCGTGCCTCCTCCCGCCAAATCATATCATTCCCCACCTCCTCCAAAGCAGTCCCCCATGACATCCCCGCCACCGCCCCCACCTACTGAAAAGGTATCACCAAGGACGCATCTTCCGCCACCGCCGCCGCcgcctccaccaccaccaccacctccatcATCAAACCAGTATCGTTATTCGccaccacccccacccccaccatCCTCATCAGAACATTACAGTTCACCACCTCCATCATCGAATCATTACCACTATTCATCACCACCACCGCCACCATCCACATCAGGACATTACAGTTCGCCACCTCCGTCATCAAACCACTATCATTattcaccaccaccaccaccaccacaatCATCGAGCCATTATACTTCCCCACCTCCCCCACCCACCGAAAAAGGATCACCAAATACCCATTTTGTaccaccaccgccaccacctGTCTATCCACATATGACACCGCCATCCCCACCCCCGCCCTCACCTTCATCACCAAATCCGCCCCCAGAGTCTGAGATGCCTCCGTCACATCAACAACAGCCTCCATCACCTGGGCCTTTGCATCCTCTTCCTCCGCCACCATCTGGATGTGGCACTCCTGGATCCCTactcccaccaccaccaccgccacATTCTCTACCAGTACCATTGGCACCAGCACCCAGCCATCACCACTCACAATCATACCCACCTCCCTCACAACATTGGCATCATCCACCACCGTTACACCATCAAAATTCTCCACCACCCACCAAAAACCCATATTCGCCCCCTCCACCGCCTCCGGATAACGTGCCATTGCCACCAGTTATCGGGGTATCGTATGCATCTCCTCCTCCCCAGGAATCCCCTACTACTGATCTATTTGATATCCAATTTTAAATCTCTTCCATTCAATCATATCTTTCCTGTGTATTTGTCTAAAGGACAAAGACACCGAAGCGAGAATTCTATGCTGCAACAAAGAGCAATGAACGAAGGATCGCAGCAAGGAAGAGTTCCATCTCGTGTGTCTTTTATTGTAATGCTGCTTTGTGTCTTTTTTGAGGGTTGCTTTCCTAGCAATAATCTAGCTTCACCTTTCTGCTTCTTGTTACTTATgtattcttattaatttatatgatgAAGATAATGATACAGACATGGGTTTTGGAAGAGGGGCATGATATGGGCTTTTGTTGTACTATTATAGTCTAGTGTACAATTTCATTTCAGTTGGGCATGATTTGTGCCTCGGATTTGGTGCCCTAGAAGTTTAGGTAGAGATGGATATAAGTTTGAGTTCATGATGGCTTCTATGTTGCCTGCATGAGTTCGAGGTGCCTCAGGCTTGCTTAGGCATTTCCCCTGTATAGATTCACTTAGCTCTGGCTTGCTTAGTGATTTTCTCTATGCAagttctctttctctttcaaatttgaaCTTGTTAGCTCTTGCCGCCTTCTACCTTCTCCTCAACCTTTCACGCATCAAAGTCCTATTGAAATTTGAACTTAGATTGGACCTAAAAATCTACAACACAAACATAAAAGCATCAAATGTAACTTGCTAAGGCACTAACAACAAGATTAAGCTTGGATGAATTTTAAGCACCTTGAACACACTATGATAGGCTCCTTAGAGTCTATTGAGGTGTTGAGTTTGGGCCCTTGTTGCAAGTCCCTCAACAcctttaaagggaaaataaaagagaagtaCACAAACAAAGCTAAACTCTTATAACCAGCTTGCATAGGGTTTAAAGGAGTAGAAGCCATGATCAAGGGCttgtttgggaagtgttttcaagaactgtattttgttctcaagaacaaaaaacaccaaaaaacatgtttggtaactTGAGTGATGTTTTGTTCTGGTGTTCTTTGTGTTcttaaaatcctatttttagagaacatcttcaacttgtttttcctttttttttgcaCTATTTCAAGAACTAAAAGAAGGGCTTGTTCTTCGTGTTTTCATTAGGAGTGTTCTTTGTGTTCTCAAGTGTTCCCTCTCAGTCTACATCGTGAATATCTTCACCAACAtccaaaatagagaaaaatctctaaagaaacataaaaatctcaaagaaaaatctatgaaaataccaagaaaaatcCTAGAAAAAATCTCTGGgcagataaaaaaatttctgaaaaaaaaaacaaggaaactATAcgagaaaaatagagaaaaatctctaaaaaacatcaaataatatttgaaaaatcagAGATTTTCTCAAAAAGGAAAACTTTCAATACCCATAAGATGAAGAATAAACAAATCCAAATAATTGACCAATTGAGAACAATTCCTTTGTGTGTATGCCCTTGTGGTGTTTGTGAACGGGGAATGAAAAGCAGGCAGACAACTGatgatatatataataatagtttatatatatatatatatatatatatgtgtgtgtgtgtgtgtgtgtgtgtgtgtgtggagtGAATTCTATAAATTCTAATGACATTGTAGGACTTGAATAAGAATcggtaatatattattttgtatgtaaagatgtattattttatatgttaatggTATGATGTTACTGAATAATGTGAATTTAATGATATTGTATCATGatgtaaatttaataatatgatataaatttaatgattaaacttatataattataattatttttaataattttaataatatttttataattttttgaactttttaattattatattttgcaTTTCACCCTATATCATAGACATGAAAAATGATGCAGTTAATgatcaaaaccaaaaaattgaataatgtaCTACTCCTTGAGAATATCCTCACCAACATATCTCTATTAAGACACCTAATATACCTTTGatgtattttcattatttataattattttaaaaaattgaaaatgatgcaaataatttttgaaattggtacaatttcttaaattttaatgaagagtaaagataaaaattatttatatttataaaataaaattaatcgaAGAAAACACTTAGtttaaaaaacaacttccaaacatgttttttgtttaacttgttctattattttttttattaactcaaccaaatatgttctttttattttttatttatttatttttgagaacaaaaattgttttctagaattcAATTCTCAAACACTATTTATTTTCCTGAAAAcatcaaaaactgttcttaaaaattgttttccaaaacaattttcaaaaatagtaaccaaacaaaccctaagtTTGCTTCAAAATCTATGCTAGGAATCCCTTATTCATCGCCAAGGTCAAAGTCTCCTCATTAGCTACCCCTATTAACATGCAAAACTTAGTTTGAAGTGATTCTCTAAGTTTCTTGTTTAAGTTAGAATATCATTAGAACTTCCATAGATGTCTCTAGTGTTAATTTGGAGTACTCCTTGCCCTTAATGTTGCTAAGTTACATTGTAACTTAGGTACTTAAGTTTTTATTAGTTACTTTTTATtcactttcactttttttttttaatgtcttttcattttattcattttttctctttttacttatgccttcatttttttttctttttctctatattatttaaataattcaagTAGTCATTCTATCTTGGCTTATTTGCTTATATAATGACTTTTAGCTTGTGATTCCCAAGCTAGTTAACCTAAGGCTTCATGTGATGAACCACCCTTGGGACTTACTACCAAGCCTCAAAAGACTAAACTATTGATAAAGTTGTGCAAACTATATTGATAAGTAAgcataaaacaataataatcacCATACCAAAATtctcaaacaaaaataatgaatacaacAAATAATCATACATTAAGGATAATCACCATGCCAAAACTCTCACCATGCTAAAAACATATGAACATGCAATACAAAGGCACAATAAGAGTGTATTCATTGATTGGCCAATCaaacaccatattttccttAATTGGAGTTCAAGCTTGACCTTTTTCTATCCCTAATAAATTAGTACCATATTATGTGTTAGAAACCTTGGATTACTTTGTTCCCATGCCCTGGATCTCATAGGGTACATGTATCTATTCTTAGAGCTCTCTAGATCTAATGCAACGGAAAATAATAACTTCAAAAACCAttacaaaataaagatttggagaaaaaagttgctaattgattaattaaccatacaaggtcgtgattaatcaattagccaagTCCAAAGATACtactcacttatccttgtgcaaaaaatataatgatcaaaatgcccttatgcatagAAGTGAattaaaaacccatccaaccctcataaatcatgtcatcaaggaatatgagcttagagcaggaatcactaggacccataggagtactagttTCCTCagaatcaaattctgaaattgactcaacatcccactacaaagagtTAATTGCACTCCAATgtcctatgtatattacaacaagacaccaagtgcttaggTCTGTGACTTTCTATCCATTGCATGTAGACTTCCCATGAAATGGTGTCTGTAatataacaaggtagtgttatcattTATCAATATTACCTCTTAAATctttgagttacagatcctacttattatgtgatcaaatgatatactCTAGTttcaaagagcatatgtcaaattccacaaAAAGAGTTATCGTGGCCATAGATtccatgatcacatgtcctttagatcacctaAAGGGATACACTATCTTagtctcatgagatatcatggtgcc is a window from the Vitis riparia cultivar Riparia Gloire de Montpellier isolate 1030 chromosome 9, EGFV_Vit.rip_1.0, whole genome shotgun sequence genome containing:
- the LOC117922548 gene encoding LOW QUALITY PROTEIN: leucine-rich repeat extensin-like protein 2 (The sequence of the model RefSeq protein was modified relative to this genomic sequence to represent the inferred CDS: inserted 1 base in 1 codon), whose amino-acid sequence is MSRPPAARLLLFIFSFWFGASFIQICCAQSVVVDPKLKFENPRLRQAYIALQAWKMAIFSDPFNFTSNWVGPQVCSYMGVYCAPSLSNPSLKVVAGIDLNHADIAGYLXSELGLLSDLALFHLNSNRFCGIVPSSLKRMKLLYELDISNNRFVGSFPNVVLSMPSLKFLDLRFNEFEGPVPSQLFNKDLDAVFLNDNRFHFGIPQNLGNSPVSVLVLANNNLGGCIPGSIGKMGKTLNEIILMNDNLTSCLPPQIGLLKEVTVFDVSFNHLQGSLPPAIGKMKSLEQLDVAHNSFTGAIPPTICQLPRLENFTYSFNYFTGEAPVCAAITGDGRQNCIPGKTDQRSSSMCSSQAARPVDCSKSKCGGGSTNAGGSPPKKTPPVPSPTTPVGPSPPPPPSSKSSPSTRSHPPPPQSQHSSVPPPAKSYHSPPPPKQSPMTSPPPPPPTEKVSPRTHLPPPPPPPPPPPPPPSSNQYRYSPPPPPPPSSSEHYSSPPPSSNHYHYSSPPPPPSTSGHYSSPPPSSNHYHYSPPPPPPPTEKGSPNTHFVPPPPPPVYPHMTPPSPPPPSPSSPNPPPESEMPPSHQQQPPSPGPLHPLPPPPSGCGTPGSLLPPPPPPHSLPVPLAPAPSHHHSQSYPPPSQHWHHPPPLHHQNSPPPTKNPYSPPPPPPDNVPLPPVIGVSYASPPPQESPTTDLFDIQF